A single region of the Lagopus muta isolate bLagMut1 chromosome 24, bLagMut1 primary, whole genome shotgun sequence genome encodes:
- the BCAS2 gene encoding pre-mRNA-splicing factor SPF27, whose translation MAGPGLVAGDVVVDALPYFDQGYEAPGVREAAAALVEEETRRYRPTKNYLSYLPAHDCSAFETEIMRNEFERLAARQPLELLSMKRYELPAPSSGQKNDITAWQECVNNSMAQLEHQAVRIENLELMSQHGCNAWKVYNEHLVHMIEQAQKELQKLRKSIQDLNWQRKNMQLTAGAKLREMESTWVSLVSKNYEIERTIVQLENEISQIKQQHGEANKENIQQDF comes from the exons ATGGCGGGACCGGGGTTGGTGGCGGGAGACGTGGTGGTGGACGCGCTGCCCTACTTCGATCAGGGCTACGAGGCGCCGGGCGTGCGCGAGGCG GCTGCGGCTCTTGTGGAGGAGGAGACGCGGCGCTACCGGCCCACGAAGAACTACCTCAGCTACCTGCCGGCACACGACTGCAGCGCCTTCGAG ACCGAGATCATGCGGAACGAGTTCGAGCGCCTGGCGGCCCGGCAGcccctggagctgctcagcatgAAGAG ATACGAACTGCCGGCTCCCTCCTCCGGGCAGAAGAACGACATCACGGCGTGGCAGGAATGCGTTAACAACTCCATGGCGCAACTGGAGCACCAGGCTGTGCGCATCGAGAACCTGGAGCTGATGTCCCAGCACGGCTGCAATGCTTGGAAGGTGTACAATGA ACATCTGGTTCATATGATAGAACAAGCCCAGAAGGAGCTTCAGAAGTTGCG gaagaGCATTCAGGATCTGAACTGGCAACGAAAGAACATGCAGCTCACAGCTGGAGCTAAGCTACGAGAAATGGAATCCAC GTGGGTGTCTCTTGTCAGTAAGAACTACGAGATTGAACGAACAATTGTGCAGTTAGAAAATGAGATTTCCCAAATCAAACAACAGCACGGGGAAGCGAACAAGGAGAACATCCAGCAGGACTTCTGA
- the TRIM33 gene encoding E3 ubiquitin-protein ligase TRIM33 encodes MAENKGGGGGGEGAAEAGPGGGGALEPAAASPSGAAPPAPSAAPPEERESPGAAAAAAAERGVGEAEAEAGPGVVPGPGPSPVPPLTPAVPGPFSLLDTCAVCAQSLQSRREAEPKLLPCLHSFCRRCLPEPERQLSVPVPGGANGDVQQVGVIRCPICRQECRQIDLVDNYFVKDTSETPSSSDEKSEQVCTSCEDNASAVGFCVECGEWLCKTCIEAHQRVKFTKDHMIRKKEDVSSEAVGASGQRPVFCPVHKQEQLKLFCETCDRLTCRDCQLLEHKEHRYQFLEEAFQNQKGAIENLLAKLLEKKNYVNFAATQVQNRIKEVNETNKRVEQEIKVAIFTLINEINKKGKSLLQHLENVTKERQMKLIQQQNDITGLSRQVKHVMNFTNWAIASGSSTALLYSKRLITFQLRHILKARCDPVPAANGAIRFHCDPTFWAKNVVNLGNLVIENKPAPSYTPNVVVGQAPPGTNHINKAPGQINLAQLRLQHMQQQVYAQKHQQLQQMRMGQPSGSVPRQTNPQVLQQQPPRLISMQTMQRGNMNCGAFQAHQMRMAQNAARIPGIPRHNGPQYSMMQPHLQRQHSNPGHAGPFPVVSVHNNTINPTSPTTATMASANRGPTSPSVTAIELIPSVTNPENLPSLPDIPPIQLEDAGSSNLDNLLSRYITGSHLPPQPTSTMNPSPGPSALSPGSSGLSNSHTPVRPPSTSSTGSRGSCGSSGRTAEKTSVNFKSDQVKVKQEPGTEEEICSFSGTVKQEKTEDGRRSACMLSSPESSLTPPLSTNLHLESELEALGSLENHVKTEPGDLSESCKQSGHGLLNGKSPMRSLMHRSARTGGEGSNKDDDPNEDWCAVCQNGGDLLCCEKCPKVFHLTCHVPTLLSFPSGDWICTFCRDLSKPEVEYDCDNLQHSKKGKTAQGLSPVDQRKCERLLLYLYCHELSIEFQEPVPASIPNYYKIIKKPMDLSTVKKKLQKKHSQHYQTPEDFVADVRLIFKNCERFNEMMKVVQVYAETQEINLKADSEVAQAGKAVALYFEDKLTEIYPDRTFQPLPEFEQEEDDGEITEDSDEDFIQPRRKRLKSDERPVHIK; translated from the exons ATGGCGGAAAACAaaggaggcggcggcggcggggagggggctgccgaggccgggccgggcggcggcggcgcttTGGAGCCCGCGGCCGCGTCCCCCTCGGGCGCGGCGCCGCCCGCACCCTCCGCGGCGCCTCCCGAGGAACGGGAGAGCccgggcgcggcggcggcggcggcggcggagcgcggTGTCGGGGAGGCCGAGGCCGAGGCGGGGCCCGGGGTGGTTCCGGGGCCGGGCCCCAGCCCGGTTCCCCCGCTGACGCCGGCGGTGCCGGGGCCTTTCTCGCTGCTGGACACCTGCGCCGTGTGCGCGCAGAGCCTGCAGAGCCGGCGCGAGGCTGAGCCTAaactgctgccctgcctgcactcCTTCTGCCGCCGCTGTTTGCCCGAGCCCGAGCGGCAGCTCAGCGTGCCCGTGCCCGGCGGCGCCAACGGCGACGTGCAGCAAG ttgGGGTGATCAGATGTCCGATATGCCGCCAAGAATGCAGGCAGATAGATCTGGTGGATAACTACTTTGTGAAGGACACATCGGAAACACCGAGCAGCTCTGATGAGAAATCAGAACAG GTGTGCACAAGCTGTGAAGACAACGCTAGTGCTGTGGGATTTTGTGTAGAATGTGGGGAATGGTTGTGCAAGACTTGCATAGAAGCTCATCAGCGAGTAAAATTTACTAAAGATCAtatgatcagaaaaaaagaggatgtATCTTCAG aggcCGTGGGAGCATCTGGTCAACGTCCTGTTTTCTGTCCTGTCCACAAACAAGAGCAGTTAAAACTTTTCTGTGAAACATGTGACAGGCTGACATGCAGAGACTGTCAGTTACTGGAACACAAAGAACACAG GTATCAGTTTCTAGAAGAAGCTTTCCAGAACCAGAAGGGTGCGATTGAGAACCTGTTGGCCAAACTTCTTGAGAAGAAGAATTATGTCAATTTTGCAGCTACACAAGTTCAAAACAG gataaAAGAAGTAAATGAAACTAACAAACGAGTAGAACAGGAAATCAAAGTGGCTATATTCACCCTCATAAATGAAATCAATAAAAAGGGCAAATCTCTCCTACAGCACCTTGAG aatgtAACGAAGGAAAGACAGATGAAGTTAATACAACAGCAAAATGACATCACTGGTCTTTCTCGACAAGTGAAGCATGTGATGAACTTTACTAATTGGGCCATTGCAAGTGGCAGCAGTACTGCTTTGCTGTACAGTAAACGGCTG ATAACATTCCAGTTACGACATATTTTGAAGGCACGTTGTGATCCTGTCCCAGCTGCCAACGGAGCAATTCGCTTTCATTGTGACCCCACGTTTTGGGCAAAGAACGTTGTCAATTTAG gTAACCTTGTTATTGAAAATAAGCCAGCTCCTAGTTACACTCCTAATGTAGTGGTTGGACAAGCTCCTCCAGGGACAAACCACATCAACAAAGCTCCAGGACAAATCAATCTAGCACAGCTTCGACTTCAGCACATGCAGCAACAGGTGTATGCACAAAAGCATCAGCAATTGCAGCAGATGAGGATGGGACAGCCATCTGGGTCAGTTCCCAGACAAACCAACCCTCAAGTCTTACAGCAGCAG CCTCCCAGGTTGATCAGCATGCAGACCATGCAGAGAGGTAACATGAACTGTGGGGCTTTCCAAGCACATCAGATGAGAATGGCTCAGAATGCTGCTCGTATACCAGGAATACCACGCCACAATGGACCACAATACTCCATGATGCAACCTCACCTTCAAAGACAA CATTCTAACCCTGGGCATGCGGGGCCTTTTCCAGTTGTTTCTGTGCACAACAACACTATTAATCCAACTAGTCCTACTACAGCAACAATGGCAAGTGCAAACCGTGGCCCAACCAGTCCGTCTGTTACAGCAATCGAACTCATTCCTTCCGTCACAAACCCAGAGAATTTACCTTCCCTGCCAGATATCCCACCCATCCAG CTTGAGGATGCTGGTTCAAGTAATTTGGATAACCTTTTAAGCAGATATATCACAGGCAGCCATCTACCCCCACAACCCACAAGTACCATGAATCCTTCCCCAGGACCTTCAGCTCTATCTCCAGGGTCATCAG gtttATCCAACTCCCACACTCCTGTGAGGCCACCTAGTACCTCCAGCACAGGAAGTAGAGGAAG CTGTGGCTCCTCAGGCAGAACTGCTGAGAAAACTAGTGTTAACTTCAAGTCTGACCAGGTAAAAGTCAAGCAAGAGCCGGGGACAGAGGAAGAGATATGCAGTTTCTCAGGAACAGtaaagcaggagaaaacagaggATGGCAGAAGGAGTGCTTGCATG CTTAGCAGTCCTGAGAGCAGCTTGACACCACCACTGTCCACTAACTTGCATCTGGAAAGTGAATTGGAAGCCTTAGGAAGTCTGGAAAATCACGTAAAAACTGAGCCAGGAGACTTGAGTGAAAGCTGCAAACAGTCTGGGCATGGCCTTCTCAATGGAAAATCCCCCATGCGGAGCCTAATGCACCGATCAGCTAGAACTGGAGGAGAAGGCAGTAATAAGGATGATGATCCGAATGAAGACTGGTGTGCTGTATGCCAAAACGGAGGAGATCTGTTATGTTGTGAAAAGTGCCCCAAAGTGTTTCACCTGACTTGTCATGTTCCAACACTCCTCAGCTTTCCGAG tggaGACTGGATATGTACATTCTGCAGAGATCTAAGCAAACCAGAAGTAGAATATGATTGTGACAACTTGCAACACagcaagaaagggaaaacagcaCAAGGCCTGAGTCCAGTGGACCAAAGG AAATGTGAACGTCTCCTGCTTTACCTGTATTGTCATGAGCTGAGCATTGAATTTCAGGAGCCAGTCCCAGCCTCG ATACCAAACTActacaaaataataaagaagcCAATGGATTTAtctacagtgaaaaagaaactgcaaaagAAGCATTCTCAGCATTACCAAACTCCCGAGGACTTTGTGGCTGATGTCAGGTTGATCTTCAAGAACTGTGAAAGGTTTAATGAA ATGATGAAAGTTGTTCAAGTTTATGCAGAAACACAAGAGATTAATTTGAAG GCTGATTCAGAAGTAGCACAGGCAGGGAAGGCAGTTGCATTATACTTTGAAGATAAACTTACAGAGATCTACCCAGACAGGACCTTCCAGCCTTTGCCTGAATTTGAGCAGGAAGAGGATGATGGTGAAATAACTGAGGACTCCGATGAAGATTTTATACAGCCACGTAGGAAACGCCTAAAATCAGATGAGAGACCAGTGCATATAAAGTAA